The genomic DNA TTAGAAGGGAAACAGTTCGGTTAATAGGTATATTAGGTGCATTAGATCCTTATAAACATAGGCAGGTCGAAGTTTCCTCCAATGCGATGATATCAGTGGAGCAGAACGCTCCTTCAATTGATATTGCGCTTTTAATGCAGGGCATGTCTCCCACTAACGAGGAGTATTATCCTACAGTGGTTATTAACACTcttatgaaaattttaaggGACTCATCACTCTCGTCCCATCACACCGCTGTAATTCAGGCTATTATGCACATATTTCAGACACTTGGATTACGATgcgtttcttttttgggCCAAATAATCCCAGGAATAATATCAGTCATGCATTCATGTCCACCATCACTTTtagaattttattttcagcaACTTGGTCTACTCGTTTCTATTGTCAAGCAGCATATTCGACCACACGTTGACGAGATATATGGGGTCATCGAAGAATTTTATATGATTCCAAAGCTCCAGATTACTATCATATCGGTTATAGAGGCTATATCCAAGGCTCTGGAAGgtgaattgaaaagattcgTTCCAAGAACTCTGACTTTCTTCTTAGCTATTTTCGAGAATGATAAATCCAGTAATAAAGCGGTTTCTATACGAATCTTGAAATCACTCGTCGTTTTTGATACTAACTTGGAAGATTATGCCTACTTTATCATTCCAGTAATAGTTCGAATGGCGGAATTCTCTTCCGGGACTTTAAAGAGAATGGCAATCGTCATACTGGGAAAACTggcaaaaaatattaacCTCTCGGAAATGTCTTCCAGAATTGTTCAAACGCTGGTTCGTATACTTAACAGTGAAGACAGAGAATTAATTAAGGCAACACTGAATACATTAAGTATTTTACTTCTGCAATTGGGAACAGATTTCACCATTTTTATACCTGTCATCAACAAGGCTTTGGTGAGGAACCATATCCAACATTCAATTTATGACCAGCTAGTTAACAAATTGCTAAACAATGAGGGCTTGCCGACgaatatcatttttgacaaaGAGTTTGACACGAGCACAAAAGAGACAGGGGAATTAGAATCTTCAGCTAAAAAGCTGCCGGTAAATCAGTTGGTTTTGAAGAACTCTTGGGATTGCAGCCAACAAAGAACGAAGGAAGACTGGAAAGAATGGATCAGGCGATTGTCGattcaacttttgaaagaatcaCCATCTCATGCTTTGAGGGCCTGTTCGGGATTGGCGGGCATATATTTCCCCCTTGCAAGAGATCTATTCAatgcttctttttctagCTGTTGGACCGAACTTTATACACAATATCAAGAAGATCTGGTCCAGTCGCTATGCACAGCATTATCCTCTCCTCAAAACCCACCAGAAATTCACCAAACTTTGCTAAATCTTGTAGAATTTATGGAACATGACGATAAATCCTTACCTATACCAATCCAAACTTTGAGCCAATATGCCCAGAGATGTCATGCCTACGCAAAGGCATTACATTACaaagaagttgaatttATCCAAGAGCCATCAACATCGACAATTGAGTCGCTGATTAGCATTAATAATCAATTGCACCAGACTGATGCAGCTATTGGTATTTTGAAGCACGCTCAACAACATCATGATCTTCAACTAAAGGAAACATGGTTTGAAAGATTGCAAAGGTGGGAAGATGCCCTGAATGCTTACAATCAGAGAGAAGTCTCAGGAGAAGACTCTCTAGAAGTTACGATGGGTAAAATGAGATCTTTACATGCTTTGGGTGAATGGGATCAGTTGGCGGAGCTGGCTTCTGAGAAATGGAATGTATCAAAACCGGAGGTGCGCATAGCGATGGCCCCATTGGCAGCAGGAGCAGCATGGGGGCTCGCACAATGGGACAAGATAGAACAGTACATTAATGTTATGAAACCACAGTCACCAGATAAGgagttttttgaagctgTTTTATGTCTTCATAGGAACAAGTTTGAAGAGGCAGAAAATCACATTTTTAATGCCCGTGATCTCCTAGTCACGGAAATTTCCGCGCTCATCAACGAGAGTTATAATCGAGCTTACAATGTCGTCGTTAGGACACAAATTATTGCAGAACTCGAAGAAATTATGATGTATAAGAAACTCCCACAGACATCCGATAGACGTGCGCTAATTAGAAAAACGTGGAACAGAAGGCTATTAGGTTGTCAAAAAAACGTGGACGTATGGCAAAGAGTGTTGAGGGTTAGATCCTTGGTAGTGAAGCCTAAACAAGATATGCAAATTTGGATCAAGTTTGCTAATCTTTGTAGAAAGTCAGGAAGAATGGGACTCGCACAGAAAGCTTTGAATTCGTTACTTGAGGAAGGCGGCGATCCTGATCATCCAAATACCGCAAGAGCTCCTCCTCCGGTAGTCTATGCTCAGCTGAAATATCTATGGGCCTCTGGATCTCAAAAAGAGGCTCTTCGTCACCTGATTGGTTTCACATCAAGAATGGCACACGACTTAGGTTTAGACCCTAGCAATATGATAGCCCAAAGCGTGCCACAGAATAGCACGATAGCTCCCAGTCATGTGGAGGATTACACAAAGCTGCTTGCCAGATGCTTTTTGAAGCAGGGTGAATGGAGAGTTTCTCTTCAAGCAAACTGGAGGATGGAAAGTCCAGATGCTATCTTGGGGTCATATTTATTGGCAACACACTTTGATGATAAGTGGTACAAAGCTTGGCATAATTGGGCGTTAGCAAACTTTGAAGTCATTTCCATGATAACATCTGGATCTCGTGAAGAAGCTGGTCGAGGTCAAGATAGTACGTTCAACGGTATATATAGAATCGAAAATGGAATGATGGGTTCCGGCTCTTTCAGTAATGAAGGTAACAAGTATCCAATCGAATTAATTCAAAGGCACGTTGTTCCTGCTATCAAAGGATTTTTCCACTCAATCTCTTTGTCCGAGTCGAGCTCTTTGCAAGATACTTTAAGATTGTTGACTTTATGGTTTACTTTTGGGGGCATTCCTGAAGCAGCTCAGGCGATGCACGAAGGCTTTAGTCTCATCAAGATCGGAAATTGGTTGGAAGTTTTACCACAATTGATTGCTCGTATTCACCAGCCTGATAAGGTTGTCAGTCGTTCCCTGCTATCTTTGCTTTCCGATTTTGGTAAGGCACATCCACAAGCTTTGATTTATCCTTTGACAGTGGCAATTAAGTCTGAATCTGTTTCCAGGCAGAAAGCCGCTTTatcaataattgaaaagatgCGCATCCACAGTCCTGTTCTGGTCGACCAGGCAGAATTGGTTAGCCACGAATTGATTCGTGTTGCTGTTTTGTGGCATGAGCAGTGGTACGAAGGCTTGGAGGATGCAAGCAGGCAGTTTTTCGGTGAACACAACACAGAGAAAATGTTTGCAACTTTAGAGCCGCTGCATGAAATGCTCAAGAGAGGACCGGAAACTTTGCGAGAAATTTCATTCCAAAATTCATTTGGAAGAGATCTGAACGATGCCTACGAGTGGGTTACCAATTACAAACGGAGGAAGGATGTGAGTAACTTGAATCAAGCCTGGGATATTTACTATAATGTTTTCCGCAGGATTAGCAGACAACTTCCTCAGTTGCAAACCCTCGAGTTGCAGCATGTGTCTCCGAAACTTCTCGCTGCGCATGATTTAGAACTGGCCGTACCAGCTACTTATATGGCAGGGAAGCCTATAATCAGAATTGCCCGATTTGAGCCTGTATTTACGGTCATATCCTCGAAGCAGAGACCTCGTAAATGTTCTATCAAAGGTAGTGACGGAAAAGATTATCAATATCTCTTGAAAGGGCACGAGGATATCAGGCAAGATAGTTTGGTTATGCAATTGTTTGGTCTAGTCAACACATTGTTGCAAAATGATTCTGAATGTTTCCAGAGACATCTCGACATTCAACAATATCCCGCTATTCCTTTGTCTCCAAAGTCTGGTTTACTGGGATGGGTGCCTAATAGTGACACTTTCCATGTATTAATCAGGGAACATCGAGAAGCCAAGAAAATACCACTCAATATGGAGCATTGGGTTATGCTGCAAATGGCACCTGATTATGATAACTTAACATTACTTCAAAAAGTAGAAGTCTTCACGTACGCTCTGGACAATACTCGGGGTCAGGATCTTTACAAGGTACTCTGGCTAAAGAGTCGATCTTCCGAGTCTTGGttggaaagaagaacaaCTTACACCAGATCACTGGCAGTTATGTCTATGGTGGGCTACATTTTAGGATTAGGCGATAGACACCCAAGTAATTTGATGCTTGACAGAATAACTGGTAAGGTAGTTCACATCGATTTCGGTGACTGTTTTGAAGCTGCAATATTGAGGGAGAAATATCCTGAAAAAGTTCCATTTAGGCTAACTAGAATGTTGACCTACGCCATGGAAGTTAGCGGTATCGAAGGAAGTTTCCGTATTACCTGTGAAAATGTCATGAGAGTCCTGCGAGATAACAAAGAATCATTGATGGCCATTTTAGAAGCATTTGCGTTTGATCCATTGATTCACTGGGGCTTTGATCTGCCAACCCAGACTATTTTAGAGCATACAGATATTCAACTGCAGCTAAGTAACCCAAGCGAGCTATTGAGGAAGGGTGCTATCAATGTGGAGGAAGCTGCCAGGATGGAGCTCGAGCAGAAAAACGAATTAAGGAACGCAAGGGCGATGCTTGTGTTGAAGCGCATAACTAACAAACTTACCGGTAATGATTTTAAAAGGTACCACGAATTAGATGTTCCTGAACAAGTCGACAAATTAATACAACAAGCAACTTCCATTGAAAACCTGTGTCAACATTATATTGGCTGGTGTCCATTTTGGTGAAGCTAACCCGAAattctttatcaaagaaaacacTAATAATATATTAAATCTCTATAAACGTGTATCTATAGAATAATTTTTACAATGCATCTCCACTATGCTTATCCATTTCTTGACGATTACATGTTCTCCttgcaaattcaaatcaGGATCGAACATTGACTTGGTAAGAACTTTTTGTATTAGGAGTTCGTGTTGAGCAAGCTTAAGATTCTCCCGAAGTTCATCGTCCTCTTCCCCGTATTTCAGATTGAGAGCCTGCAATATACCTATAAGCTTTCCAATTTTGAGTCCAATCTCGGCACCCGTAGGGAAACCCTCATTAAACCCTTTCTGCAGGTTGGTATCCTTGGATTTTGTGACCCCATCCAGATATCCTCTTTTGATATGACTGTCTCGCAGTTTCTTTATATCAAAGGAGGATGGTTCCTTAAGTTCCTCACCACCATCAGATTCCCAAACATCATCCAGAATGTCCGGCATGATGCGTTCCTTGTGGATATGCTTTTTACCCACTGTCTTTGCTACTTGCCATTATTTTTCGCTGGCGGGCTGTGACATTTGGCGAAgttgattgaaaaaatgaatcgGAAACATCAAGAGATGATTATGGATCATAAATAAGGTTGTGTAATCCAAGGCTCTCTTAAAGATATGTTTGAAGGTTTCGGTTCGAGTAAGAGACGTAAGGTAGTTACAGCAACAGACAATGAGCAATCAAAGCCCTGGGTAGAGAAGTATAGACCTAAATCATTGGATGATGTGACAGCTCAAGATCATGCAGTTAATGTTCTAAGAAAAACGCTAGGGTCAAACAATCTACCACACATGTTATTTTACGGACCTCCAGGAACTGGTAAAACATCAGCGATCTTAGCACTGACGAGAGAATTGTTTGGACCAGAATTAACTAAATCGAGAGTACTAGAATTGAACGCGTCAGATGAACGTGGGATATCAATTGTCAGGGAAAAAGTCAAGAATTTTGCCCGGTTGACAGTATCAAAACCTAGCAAAGAAGCTTTGGAGAAATATCCCTGTCCACCATACAAAATCATAATCCTGGATGAAGCTGATTCGATGACAGCGGATGCACAGAGTGCGCTCCGTAGAACAATGGAAACGTATTCCAGCGTGACTCGATTTTGTCTCATCTGTAACTATGTGACTAGAATCATTGATCCGTTGGCTTCGAGATGCTCTAAGTTCAGGTTTAGAGCTTTAGACGTTAGCAATGCTATAGACCGTTTGACATACATTGCGGAA from Zygotorulaspora mrakii chromosome 7, complete sequence includes the following:
- the YAE1 gene encoding Yae1p (similar to Saccharomyces cerevisiae YAE1 (YJR067C); ancestral locus Anc_1.516), whose protein sequence is MPDILDDVWESDGGEELKEPSSFDIKKLRDSHIKRGYLDGVTKSKDTNLQKGFNEGFPTGAEIGLKIGKLIGILQALNLKYGEEDDELRENLKLAQHELLIQKVLTKSMFDPDLNLQGEHVIVKKWISIVEMHCKNYSIDTRL
- the RFC2 gene encoding replication factor C subunit 2 (similar to Saccharomyces cerevisiae RFC2 (YJR068W); ancestral locus Anc_1.517); amino-acid sequence: MFEGFGSSKRRKVVTATDNEQSKPWVEKYRPKSLDDVTAQDHAVNVLRKTLGSNNLPHMLFYGPPGTGKTSAILALTRELFGPELTKSRVLELNASDERGISIVREKVKNFARLTVSKPSKEALEKYPCPPYKIIILDEADSMTADAQSALRRTMETYSSVTRFCLICNYVTRIIDPLASRCSKFRFRALDVSNAIDRLTYIAEKESVQCEDGVLNRVLDISGGDMRKAITLLQSAYKHNGYENTSKISIQDIEELSGIVPTSIVQELIERVAQKDVDALTEYVHSFMKSGWSATSVVGQVHDHYVTNEEYSTDFKNKVSWILFDTDSKLNNGTNEHIQLLNLLIHISRVL
- the TOR1 gene encoding phosphatidylinositol kinase-related protein kinase TOR1 (similar to Saccharomyces cerevisiae TOR1 (YJR066W) and TOR2 (YKL203C); ancestral locus Anc_1.515), with translation MLSLRRKTENHHRSRKKLTSNLHSEDDISNSSGPDITNGVGVSAGNAQMSTAADSDAKLYGEADSSNVALDSTFSTFNLIFDKLRSALPSERIAASYELRSSLISLVREVTIEQFQRFSNKINNKIFELIHGSSTNEKIGGILAVDTLIDFYAHTEELPNQTSRLANYLRVLIPSNDIEVMRLAANTLGKLAVPGGTLTTDFVEFEVKTCIEWLTTSPENALSSSKQEYRKHASLLIITALANNSPYPLYSYVNSILDNIWRALRDTKLVIRKDAAITLGKCLSIIQDRDAALTKQWVQRLFKECVYGLTINTNESIHATLLVYRELLSLNSVYLNGKYDEIYQSSMRYKDHKYDVIRKEVYAILPLLAKFDSTQFTSRYLDQTMVHYLTILKSMNANAANSSDKTAILVSIGDIAFEVGSNIVPYMDPILDNLKDGLQTKFKIRKYFEREIFYCIGKLASAVGPALAKYLNRGLLDLLLSCPLSDYMQQTLLIFNEKIQALEPTINSRLLDLLCISLSGEKFKQPGSPASMTPLSIEKARQWRNQSISRKTGEVNDDTNDAQILTQAFRMLQTINHKYSLTEFVRLVTISYIEHENSCVRKLAALTSCSLFMKDNICKQTSLHALNSVSEVLSKLLTVAITDPVAEIRFEILQHLDSSFDPQLAQPDNMRLLFMVLNDEVFAIQMEVIRIIGRLATVNPAYVVPSLRKTLLELLTKLKYSNMPRKKEESATLLCALISSSKEVTKPYIEPILDVLLPKSQDTSSAVASTSLKAIGELSIIGGEAMRSYLDELMPLIISTFQDQSNSFKRDAALKTLGQLSASSGYVIEPLLDYPELLGVLINILKSESAQNIRRETVRLIGILGALDPYKHRQVEVSSNAMISVEQNAPSIDIALLMQGMSPTNEEYYPTVVINTLMKILRDSSLSSHHTAVIQAIMHIFQTLGLRCVSFLGQIIPGIISVMHSCPPSLLEFYFQQLGLLVSIVKQHIRPHVDEIYGVIEEFYMIPKLQITIISVIEAISKALEGELKRFVPRTLTFFLAIFENDKSSNKAVSIRILKSLVVFDTNLEDYAYFIIPVIVRMAEFSSGTLKRMAIVILGKLAKNINLSEMSSRIVQTLVRILNSEDRELIKATLNTLSILLLQLGTDFTIFIPVINKALVRNHIQHSIYDQLVNKLLNNEGLPTNIIFDKEFDTSTKETGELESSAKKLPVNQLVLKNSWDCSQQRTKEDWKEWIRRLSIQLLKESPSHALRACSGLAGIYFPLARDLFNASFSSCWTELYTQYQEDLVQSLCTALSSPQNPPEIHQTLLNLVEFMEHDDKSLPIPIQTLSQYAQRCHAYAKALHYKEVEFIQEPSTSTIESLISINNQLHQTDAAIGILKHAQQHHDLQLKETWFERLQRWEDALNAYNQREVSGEDSLEVTMGKMRSLHALGEWDQLAELASEKWNVSKPEVRIAMAPLAAGAAWGLAQWDKIEQYINVMKPQSPDKEFFEAVLCLHRNKFEEAENHIFNARDLLVTEISALINESYNRAYNVVVRTQIIAELEEIMMYKKLPQTSDRRALIRKTWNRRLLGCQKNVDVWQRVLRVRSLVVKPKQDMQIWIKFANLCRKSGRMGLAQKALNSLLEEGGDPDHPNTARAPPPVVYAQLKYLWASGSQKEALRHLIGFTSRMAHDLGLDPSNMIAQSVPQNSTIAPSHVEDYTKLLARCFLKQGEWRVSLQANWRMESPDAILGSYLLATHFDDKWYKAWHNWALANFEVISMITSGSREEAGRGQDSTFNGIYRIENGMMGSGSFSNEGNKYPIELIQRHVVPAIKGFFHSISLSESSSLQDTLRLLTLWFTFGGIPEAAQAMHEGFSLIKIGNWLEVLPQLIARIHQPDKVVSRSLLSLLSDFGKAHPQALIYPLTVAIKSESVSRQKAALSIIEKMRIHSPVLVDQAELVSHELIRVAVLWHEQWYEGLEDASRQFFGEHNTEKMFATLEPLHEMLKRGPETLREISFQNSFGRDLNDAYEWVTNYKRRKDVSNLNQAWDIYYNVFRRISRQLPQLQTLELQHVSPKLLAAHDLELAVPATYMAGKPIIRIARFEPVFTVISSKQRPRKCSIKGSDGKDYQYLLKGHEDIRQDSLVMQLFGLVNTLLQNDSECFQRHLDIQQYPAIPLSPKSGLLGWVPNSDTFHVLIREHREAKKIPLNMEHWVMLQMAPDYDNLTLLQKVEVFTYALDNTRGQDLYKVLWLKSRSSESWLERRTTYTRSLAVMSMVGYILGLGDRHPSNLMLDRITGKVVHIDFGDCFEAAILREKYPEKVPFRLTRMLTYAMEVSGIEGSFRITCENVMRVLRDNKESLMAILEAFAFDPLIHWGFDLPTQTILEHTDIQLQLSNPSELLRKGAINVEEAARMELEQKNELRNARAMLVLKRITNKLTGNDFKRYHELDVPEQVDKLIQQATSIENLCQHYIGWCPFW